From Pectinophora gossypiella chromosome 16, ilPecGoss1.1, whole genome shotgun sequence, one genomic window encodes:
- the LOC126373897 gene encoding uncharacterized protein LOC126373897, translating to MTNKRKREADERRAKRQRLRHRASSEPLMHDTGSAEKKQALKRLFGRICSVDNRPEEEEEPELYFPEVGDENEDPLLDSVPVDMDPEQLGFLVCAQETLRFLHGRGIPPNHPMFARLRSRLLQGIGEMAAA from the coding sequence ATGACGAACAAACGTAAGCGCGAGGCCGACGAGCGGCGCGCCAAGCGGCAGCGGCTGCGGCACCGCGCCAGCAGCGAGCCGCTCATGCACGACACCGGCAGCGCTGAGAAGAAGCAGGCGCTCAAGCGGCTTTTCGGGAGGATTTGCTCGGTGGATAACCGTCCTGAAGAAGAGGAAGAGCCGGAGTTGTATTTCCCAGAGGTCGGGGACGAGAACGAGGACCCGCTTTTGGACTCGGTCCCGGTGGACATGGACCCGGAGCAGCTGGGGTTCCTGGTGTGCGCGCAGGAGACGCTGCGTTTCCTGCACGGCCGCGGCATACCTCCGAACCACCCGATGTTCGCCCGCCTGCGCTCGCGCCTGCTCCAAGGGATCGGCGAGATGGCGGCTGCCTGA